GTTCGATCCGGTGGCATACACGTCGGTGTCGTCACGGGAATGCAGCCGGCGAACCACTTCCTCCCATCCGGGAACGTCCTGTATTTCATCAAGGAAAACGTAGAAGGGGCCGGGTTGGGCTTCTTGCGTGGCTTGCATCAGGTCGGCGTGCAGGTCGGTCGCCGAATATCCGATGGGCGTGTCGAAGGAATCGAAGCGACGGGTGAAGATATTGCTCGCGGGAACGCCGTCGTCGAGCAGTGATTGCGCATAATGTTCCAGCAGCGTGCTTTTCCCGCACCGTCGGACGCCGGTAAGCACCTTGATCTCCGGGGTGTTCCGGTGGCTGCGCAGCGTGTCGGTGAGCTTGTCTCGTGCGATATATCCCGTCATCTCCACGCCTCCGATTTCTAGTGTATTGCAAAACAGTCGTTAGATCGACGTTGATTTTCAGTATACTTGAAATTGTGCGTTCTGGGGTAATGATTCTATAGTGTACTCGAAATCGCGTGGTGGGTGTCGTCTGCCGCTGTCGGCCGGCGGATGCTGTGATATCAGGGTTCCGTTACTGTTTGAGCGGCGCTGCCACTGCCTACTCACACATTTCTTGTACGTAAAATGTGTTTTACTCACACATTTTCTGTAGGAGATTGGGATTGGTCATGGATCGTACGGCTATGAAGCAGCTTGAGGCTTGGAAGACGTCTCGAAAATAGAAAGCCGCTCATTATCCGAGGCGCCCGTCAGACGGGCAAAACGTGTCTGTCGGAGGAGTTCGGGCGTACACGATATGAGGTAGTGGCGCGTATCGACCTCATGAACAATGAGCGTGCGAGGAGTTTCTTTGACGGCTATCTAGATGTGAGCAGGATATTGCGTAACATCAGCCTCGAAATAGGTGTTCCTATCACGACAGATACCTTGGTGCTCCTTGATGATTATGGCGGGGACTTCTCGAAACACGCGCCGCTACGTATCCTTGAGAGAATTCGTATAGTTTGGGCTTCTCTACCATCGCAGCTGGCAAAGGAGAATCGAAAGTTCGTAAGCCTGCGTGTGGCTGTTGGTCATTTCGACCTGCATAAAGCAGTGCGCACCAGTCTTGCTGGGTATCGTGACGATGACTGGCTGCTGAATGTGCCATTATGGGCGATTGGTCGGCTTGCCGCATTGCCGCTATAGAAGCCCAAGCAAAAAGGGGCCTCCGGCGCGAAGCGGAGGTCCCTGACATTAATCAGCTAGGGGCAATCGTGTATAGGCTTATATCTCAGCTTCATACTTGCCGGCTATCGGCCATCGGCTGATAGCGGATATGTCGAAAGCGGCGATGATTAGATTTACGTTACTGGATATGGCAGTATGGGTGCCTCTTTGCCCCTTTCATCATCTTGCAATAATTCTTACATGTAAGAACTCTCTGTTAACATGTAAGAATTATTGCAAGATGGTGAAAGGGGATGCTCATGTTGCCGACTAAAGAAAGTTTGACAGTTGAGTTCAAGAGCGAGCAGAAGCGTCCTCAATCGCATGATGAAATTGTTGACAACGTAGTGGCTCTAGCCAATACTGAAGGCGGCACACTGTATCTCGGTATTGAAGACGATGGCACTGTGACCGGCGTATGTGACGAGCATCGCAATATCAATGGACTTGCGGCACTAATTTTCAATAAGACTGTTCCGCAGCTTCCCGCTCGCGTGGCGCTCTTGTATGAGAACGAGGTGCCGATAGTCAGTATTGAGGTGGGTAACAGTCAGCAAATCGTGTCTACTAGTCAAGGGAAGACACTACAGCGCCGGCTGAAAGCAGACGGCTCGCCTGAGGTCGTTCCGCTGTTTGTTTCCCAATTCATTAGCCGTTTATCTCAGCAACGGTTCTACGATTTCAGTGCGCAACCTGCCCCAGAGGCTCGGTTGGGCGATTTGAATCCAGACTCACGGAACAAGTTGAGAAGCCATATTCGCAGTGCCAATGCGCAAAACTCGTTGTTGTCTTTTACTGATGAGGATTTCGATCGGGCGCTTGAGCTGGTTGTTGACGGCCCGTATGGATTACAGCCATCTGTTGCTGGTCTGCTCACCATTGGTTCGGTTGATGCTATTCATCGATCGATTCCAGCCGCATCGGCTGTTTTTCAAGTGATGAAAGGCATGTCTCCAAAGGTCAATATGGATCCGTTCGTGTTGCCCTTGGTGGATATGTTTGATCGTGTAGGCGAGCTGATGGAGCCGTGGAATCCCAGCCACGAAGTCATGAGCGGCTTGATTCGTGTCGATCTGCCAGACTTCGATCGAGGGGCATTCCGTGAGGCAATGATTAACGCTTTCTGCCATCGCGATTATGCGCGAATGGGTTCGGTGAGGTTCCTGGTTGATGATGATGGGTTGACCATAGCCAACCCCGGAGGATTCATAGAGGGTGTCTCCGAAGATAACCTGCTTACTGCACAACCGCGTTCCCGTAATCCGCAGCTTGCTCTGATTTTGAAAGCTGCCGGATATGTTGAACGTACCGGGCGAGGTGTGGATACCATCTATGCCGGGTCGATTGCGGCAGGCGGTTCTTTCCCGGATTACTCGCAGTCCAGTGCCGAAGAAGTCATTCTGTTCCTCCGCCGTGTGGTGCCTGACGAGGCATTCGTGACCATGATTGGAGACGAGGAACGTCGACGTGGGGCTCCATTGCCGGTCTGGTCGCTGATTGTGCTCTCGCTGCTGCGCGAGCATCGTAGGCTTACCGTGGTCCAGTTGTGCGATTTCTCCCATTTGGAGCATCGACGCATCGTGTCCGCTGTTGAGAATTTGGTGGAAGCTGGTTTGGTAGAGGGGGTCGGCAGTGGGAGCTCTCGCTCGTATATGCTGAGTGCCCAAGTGTACAAACGTTCAGAGGGGTTGGCGTCTTACGCGCGTCAGCGTGACATCGATGCCACCCGGCGCAGTGGCCTTGTTCTGGAGTTCGCCGAAAAAAATGATGGTGTCGTCACTACAGCGGATGTCATGGATTTGTTTGGCCTGAGCTATATCAGTGCATACCGGTTGTTGAAGAAGCTCGAAGATGTGGGCAAGTTGCGCCGCGAGGGGAATGGGCCGTCATCCCGATACGTGTTGGGATGATTGGCGCGCGTGAAAGTAAGTTCTTTCATCACCTTGCAATAATTCTTACATGTAAGAACTCTCTGTTAACATGTAAGAATTATTGCAAGATGATGAAAGATGCACACAAAACGGGGAAGCCCCGCTCGATGTGAGCGGGGCTTCCCCATATGCGCTGGTGTGTAGATCAGCCTGTGTTCTGCAGGCCGGCAGCAACACCTGAAACGGTGCAGAGGATCAGATAGATGAATCCTGCCTGCTGGCTTTGCGAGAGCTCTTCCTGGTCCACCTTCTTGCGCATCGCCTCGCTGAACCCGGCCGTGCGTGCCGAGGCCTACGATGTTGCGCTCTTTCCCGAGCTCAAGGACCATTACGGCGCGATGAGCGTGCCCTGCATCGTCGTCACGCGGGCCGACGGCACGCGACGGGTCGAGTTCGGCAAGAAGAGCATCCCGCAGATGCTTGCACTGGTCGGCGCGTAGGCACGGCTCGGCGCGGACGTTCCCGGGCCGTGCGATACGGGTGAGGAAGCCCGTTGCGAAATCACCATCATGGAATCCTATCTATCAGGAATCCTGATGGCCTCCCATAAGAAACGGTGAGTACCTACAGCGAGTGTCTGCTTTCCGCCTTACGTACACTGTGCACAGATACATCGAGAAAGGGATTGTGGATGTATCTCAAGGTAAGGGATTCGCGGTTCGGGGGATTGAAAGAACACTGACATTCTTTCGGTGACGCGAATCCCCGATACAACGCAAGGAGGGATTATGCGTAAGCATCTTGTAGCTGTGGTCGCGGCGGCGGCAGCATTGCTGCTGGTGGCTGGTTGTGGCGGCACGAGCGGCGGCAGTAATGCGGAATCCACGGAAACCACCGTCGACGGCAGCCTGAACAAGGTCGTGGTCAAGGGCGATCCAAGTAAAAGCCCCGCCAAGGCCAACGGCCGTAAGGACACATTCATCGCCACGATCAATTCTCCGAGCGGTGTGTTCTTGCCGGGGTTCAATGACAATGGCTGGGATGGCAACGCGCAGCAGCCGATTTTCGCGAGTCTGGTGGTGACCGATGATTCGGGACAGTATATTCCCGACTTGGCCGAGAAATGGGATATCTCCAGTGATCAGCTCACGTACACCTTCCATCTGCGCGACAATCTGAAATTCTCGGATGGGTCGCCGCTGACCGCGGACGATGTGGCTTTCAGCCTGACGCTGTTCAATGATCCGGCTTACTCGGGCGGCAGTGATTTCTCCGACATCGGCATCAAAGGCGTTGATGCGTACAAGTCGGGCAAGGCTGATTCCATCTCCGGCATCCGGGTGATCGACGAGCGGACCATCACCATTGAGACCACGAAAGCGAATCCGCTGACATTGGGCATTCTTGGCGGCCAGGTGCTGTCGAAAGCATATTACGGCAAGGACTACCAGCGAGGGCACCTTGATTATCTGAAGGATCTGTACGGCAAGCCTTTGGGCGCCGGCCCCTACAAGCTGTCCAAATATGTGGATGGTCAGGAAGTGCGGTATGTTGCCAACAAGTACTACTATGGCGGCGAACCGAAGATCAGGAATCTGATTTTTAAGGTCACCTCCAAGGACACGGCGCTGTCGAACTTCCAGAACGGCGAAACCGATTTTGATGGTTTCAGCCCGGACAAAGATAATCTTGACGCACTGAAGCAGCTTGGCTTTGCCAGTGTGCGCGAAAGCACGGTGCCGGACATGAGTGAGATCTGGATCAATAACCTCAAGGCCCCGTTCAACGACAAGCGAGTCCGTCAGGCGTTGATCTATGGTCTCAACCGTCAGCAGATCATCAACGTGGCGTATAAGGGATTCGGCCAGGTGGCGAACGTGTATGCCGCTCCTACGCAATGGTCGTACACCGATAAGGGAGTCAACAAGTACAAGTTCGATCCGGACAAGGCGGGCAAGCTGCTTGACGAGGCCGGTTGGAAGACCGGCTCGGACGGGATTCGCGAAAAAGATGGCAGGAAGCTCACCGTACGGTACCTGACTTCCAAGGACACGGATGAGACGATCCCGATTGCCACGGAGAACTACAAAGCCATCGGCATTGACTTCCAGCCTGAAGTGCTCGATGGCGACACCATCATCGAACGATGGACGCAGGGCGGCGATTGGGATTTGGTCGGCGGATTCCGCACCAACGGTTTGTCGGATCCGAACGACGCGATTTCCGAATTCGTCTCGCACGACAAGTCCATCAACCTCACGGGCTACCACAATGAGGAAGCCGACAAGCTCGCCAAGGAAGGGCTGTCCACTCAGGATAAGACAAAACGCAAGGCCATCTATGCGGAGCTCTACAAGGTTCTGAACAATGATCCGCCCACCATTCCATTGAGCTATCGGCAGTCCATCACGGCATGGAACACCCGTGTCAAGGGTGTTGAGAACTATTCGACCGGCAATAGCGATGCGGCGCTCGTCCTCGCGAAGCTTTCGATCGAATAGGCGGTCGGCTGCGTTTCGTGTCCAAAGCGTTGGATAACCGCTGATCGGCATGCATCATCGTCGTGGCCCCTTGCGAGGTCGGCTTGGGGCCACAACGTTCTGCGGTGTTTGGATACGCCGCTGTGATTGTTGATCATGCCTGAAAGGAAATTCGGTTCATGTTGCGATATACGTTACGGCGATTCGCCCAGATGGTGTTCATGCTTTTCCTGCTTTCCATCCTGGTGTTTTTCCTCTTTGCGTTGATGCCCGGTGATTTCTTCTCGGGAAACAGGAAGCTGAAACCCGCTCGACTGGCTGAGCTGCGCGCATTATACGGACTTGATCAGCCCACCATCGTTCGCTACTTCATATGGCTGAAGAACGTCTTCCACGGTGACTTCGGATGGTCGTTGCAATACAATGAGCCGGTCACGCGCCTCCTGAAGACGTACATGATGAATTCCTTCATCGTCGCTTTGGCCGCTGTGGTCATTGCGTGGACCGTTGCTGTGGTCATTGGCGTGTTCTCCGCGACTCACCAATACTCTCTGGTCGATAAACTGGTCACTGTTGTCGTCTTCGCCTCATTGTCGTTCCCTTCCTTCTTCATCGGTCTGCTGGCCATCAAATTTTTCGCGGTCGATCTTCGTTGGCTGCCGACCGGAGGCATGGTCGATACGGGGTCGAACAGTACCGGGTTCGCGTATGTTCTTGAGGTATTGCGGCACATGATCATGCCGACACTACTGTTGGCGTTCTTCTCAGCCGGTTCGTTGACCCGCTATTTCCGTTCCGGAATGTTGGATGTGCTGCGCATGGATTTTGTCCGTTGCGCGCGCGCCCGCGGCATCTCCGAGCGGTCGGTCGTTTTCGGCCATGCGCTGAGAAACGCCTTGTTGCCGGCTATCACGCTGCTTGCCTTCGAGATTCCCGGATTGTTCTCAGGCGCGATCATCACCGAACAGATATTCAATTGGCCGGGTATCGGCAGCATTCAGCTGGCGGCCTTGAACGCGCGTGACTATGAGGTGCTGATGACTTGTACGCTGCTGCTGTCGTTTTTAACGATTCTGGCCAATTTCCTGGCCGACATCATGTATGCCGCTGCGGATCCACGTGTCCGGTTGGCGCAGAAAGTTCAGGGTTGACATGGAACTACGTCGCAGTGAATCACGATCACGGTCGCAGCGATCAGCCAATGGGGGAAAGATGCGGAATTCTGGCGTTCGACCGTTATGGTATCGCAATCTTGTCCGGTTGGCGCACACACGTGCCGCGGCCGTCAGCATCGCCACGCTGGTTCTCGTGCTGTTGCTCAGTGTTCTGGGGCCTTTGTTCAGTCCATACGG
The window above is part of the Bifidobacterium longum subsp. infantis ATCC 15697 = JCM 1222 = DSM 20088 genome. Proteins encoded here:
- a CDS encoding RNA-binding domain-containing protein: MLMLPTKESLTVEFKSEQKRPQSHDEIVDNVVALANTEGGTLYLGIEDDGTVTGVCDEHRNINGLAALIFNKTVPQLPARVALLYENEVPIVSIEVGNSQQIVSTSQGKTLQRRLKADGSPEVVPLFVSQFISRLSQQRFYDFSAQPAPEARLGDLNPDSRNKLRSHIRSANAQNSLLSFTDEDFDRALELVVDGPYGLQPSVAGLLTIGSVDAIHRSIPAASAVFQVMKGMSPKVNMDPFVLPLVDMFDRVGELMEPWNPSHEVMSGLIRVDLPDFDRGAFREAMINAFCHRDYARMGSVRFLVDDDGLTIANPGGFIEGVSEDNLLTAQPRSRNPQLALILKAAGYVERTGRGVDTIYAGSIAAGGSFPDYSQSSAEEVILFLRRVVPDEAFVTMIGDEERRRGAPLPVWSLIVLSLLREHRRLTVVQLCDFSHLEHRRIVSAVENLVEAGLVEGVGSGSSRSYMLSAQVYKRSEGLASYARQRDIDATRRSGLVLEFAEKNDGVVTTADVMDLFGLSYISAYRLLKKLEDVGKLRREGNGPSSRYVLG
- a CDS encoding ABC transporter substrate-binding protein; this translates as MRKHLVAVVAAAAALLLVAGCGGTSGGSNAESTETTVDGSLNKVVVKGDPSKSPAKANGRKDTFIATINSPSGVFLPGFNDNGWDGNAQQPIFASLVVTDDSGQYIPDLAEKWDISSDQLTYTFHLRDNLKFSDGSPLTADDVAFSLTLFNDPAYSGGSDFSDIGIKGVDAYKSGKADSISGIRVIDERTITIETTKANPLTLGILGGQVLSKAYYGKDYQRGHLDYLKDLYGKPLGAGPYKLSKYVDGQEVRYVANKYYYGGEPKIRNLIFKVTSKDTALSNFQNGETDFDGFSPDKDNLDALKQLGFASVRESTVPDMSEIWINNLKAPFNDKRVRQALIYGLNRQQIINVAYKGFGQVANVYAAPTQWSYTDKGVNKYKFDPDKAGKLLDEAGWKTGSDGIREKDGRKLTVRYLTSKDTDETIPIATENYKAIGIDFQPEVLDGDTIIERWTQGGDWDLVGGFRTNGLSDPNDAISEFVSHDKSINLTGYHNEEADKLAKEGLSTQDKTKRKAIYAELYKVLNNDPPTIPLSYRQSITAWNTRVKGVENYSTGNSDAALVLAKLSIE
- a CDS encoding ABC transporter permease, whose protein sequence is MLRYTLRRFAQMVFMLFLLSILVFFLFALMPGDFFSGNRKLKPARLAELRALYGLDQPTIVRYFIWLKNVFHGDFGWSLQYNEPVTRLLKTYMMNSFIVALAAVVIAWTVAVVIGVFSATHQYSLVDKLVTVVVFASLSFPSFFIGLLAIKFFAVDLRWLPTGGMVDTGSNSTGFAYVLEVLRHMIMPTLLLAFFSAGSLTRYFRSGMLDVLRMDFVRCARARGISERSVVFGHALRNALLPAITLLAFEIPGLFSGAIITEQIFNWPGIGSIQLAALNARDYEVLMTCTLLLSFLTILANFLADIMYAAADPRVRLAQKVQG